TTTATTCAAACAAAGTTGGTATGCAAGCGAAGCgacaggtaggtacctacctactatttcCCTAGCTTAGGCATAAATATCTATACAGTCTTAGTAGGTAACTCcgtttgtatattattaacCACTTTCACGGTTAAGCCTataccaattttgataaaacttcgtagatttcataaaatatgtttcaactTTAAAAACAGTAACGATTTGacgaagaaaaataataatgatgaagATTAGttagaagtttgtagggattatgcaaatatgtattacttattactATACTATATGTATTACTAATTACACGGTATGTCAAGTAACATTACGAAGTATTTGTTCGATTACTAAATTGCAATCAATCAAACATACGACCGTCTGAAGCTTTAATACGTATTATAATACCATCATGTTAACCACAGGCTTTACTGATGCGCGCAGGgatcgtgggctcgattcccacacggaataattagAATTTCGCTGTACTTTCTTTGGGCTCAGCCATTGAATCTTAATGTGCATTAATTGTAAAAGTCGTAAACTATTAAAACTACTGGTAGCGCCATCTCGTGAAACTAATAcgcaattaaaacatttatcgtGACGCTAGCTTGCTAGCTTGCGCGCCATCTAGACGCCAATTGTAGAATTTTCTAGCATtaccaattattttgttttaaatatttaattagattttccACTTCCCTGGCTTTTCAGTCTCTTTTTTTATTGCATGAGAAAAATCTCAAGTGAAACAATAACGTTTTATGAAGCCTACGCAGTCTGAAACGGGCCCTATAGATAGCAAAGATCATAACTATTTTGGCCTAACAAAGTGCCTGTTTTAATTTCATGTTATTATAACTTACGTGCGAACgtaattttacgtttttaaattttatgacacAACATAAGAAAACTGTATAAGAGAGATTTTCGTTGGATATGGAGAGAATTCGACGGTATCCAAGGCACAGTCGTTACGATGATCATGACACAGCTAACCATCAGtgtgagtttgattcccacaagaaaacaattaataaatatttgtgaggTTGGCAAAGAATTGTTTCAGGCTTCATAGTAGTACCAAACCAGATGTAGATTCTGTGGTGTTGACCGATCCAGATTACCACAACCAGAATATTTTGAAGCAAACCTTAGGCAGGCAGTTTCATCTTTGTCAATCTATATAAACCATATTTAGTTCAgggaaaataagtaaaataataaaaaagtaaaatatagtgAGAAaccttaatttatttacatcttaAACATTATTCAGatggaatataataatattataaagacatttttgtttgtaagttgTTTTGTgatacctgaaacaaaaaacgtATTAGAGTTAATATATAGTTTTCAACCTTTTATGGACTACTGTGCACtattacagaaaaataataaataattatataatttttttaatattatttattattatgcacaAGGCACTAGCGCCCACTAGGCAGCAAAGCCACCTTGGGAACCAATGAGGTAGAGTTTCTGTAAACCAtaaagcttttatttaattgctaGGTCACTATGGTTTGTAAAATGGACCCAGATATGTGTAAACAATACATCTGAAGTGCCGGCAGCCGCCTGTTATGCCAGTAATGTATTATCAGTACAGGGTTTAGTGgacacaataatatattatttacaccTTCCAACTATACTGATCAAAAATCATCAATGAATGAAAACCTCACAGATCTGCTCTATAAGCAATTTCTCCAACTAAAAAGTCCTATATTTGTTGGTGCTATCCACCAATTGTagctttaaacataaaataccatgtttgtatgtttgtaaaagttatacAAGATAAATGTAGTTGTAATTACTAAAGGAAGAGATTAATTGCTGTCTATTTACATTACCTTTCATTTTGAACTATTAGCACTAATGTAGTGGTAGAGGATAACTAATAAGAAGATGGAGACTCCCAGGATGTTGG
The sequence above is drawn from the Anticarsia gemmatalis isolate Benzon Research Colony breed Stoneville strain chromosome 17, ilAntGemm2 primary, whole genome shotgun sequence genome and encodes:
- the LOC142979939 gene encoding dolichyl-diphosphooligosaccharide--protein glycosyltransferase subunit 4, with the translated sequence MITDIQLAVFSNILGVSIFLLVILYHYISANSSK